One genomic window of Actinoalloteichus hoggarensis includes the following:
- a CDS encoding sugar ABC transporter ATP-binding protein has product MTSPAVRMTGVVKTYPGVRALDEVDFEVRAGEVMGLVGENGAGKSTLLKILAGAVLPDAGSTELSGEPVRITDPRVSKANGIAVIHQELTLAPDLSVAENILVAAEPTRFGMLDKAEMTRRSTAALAELGVAIDPWAEVGTLSLARQQLVEIARALAAKARIVVMDEPTSALTEDEVDLLLDVVRRLRDSGVSVVYVSHRMREVFAVCDRVTVLRDGRHNGVLAVAETDSDALVTRMVGREITRLYGERSDAARDEVVLEVRGLRSGPRVHDVSFSVRAGEIVGLAGLVGSGRTETAKAVFGAARFDGEIRLRGAAVSFRHPRQAVRAGVGYLSEDRALSGLFLDKSVGGNISVTVPEQVAPGGWFRAGRERRLGERFRADLRIACPDVSSITGALSGGNQQKVALAKWLAVNPTVLLLDEPTRGVDIGAKAEIYRIIRGLAAEGVAIVLISSELTEVLGMSDRIVVLHEGRSVGELDAASATEETVVALATGVTTASAG; this is encoded by the coding sequence ATGACGAGCCCGGCCGTGCGGATGACCGGGGTCGTGAAGACCTACCCGGGCGTGCGGGCCCTGGACGAGGTGGACTTCGAGGTCCGCGCCGGCGAGGTCATGGGCCTGGTCGGCGAGAACGGCGCGGGCAAGTCGACGCTGTTGAAGATCCTCGCGGGCGCCGTCCTGCCCGACGCGGGCAGCACCGAACTGTCCGGCGAGCCGGTCCGGATCACCGATCCGCGCGTCTCCAAGGCCAACGGGATCGCCGTCATCCACCAGGAGCTGACGCTGGCACCCGACCTCTCGGTGGCCGAGAACATCCTGGTGGCGGCGGAGCCGACGCGGTTCGGAATGCTGGACAAGGCCGAGATGACGCGGCGCAGCACGGCGGCCCTGGCCGAACTCGGTGTCGCGATCGACCCGTGGGCCGAGGTGGGCACCCTGTCGCTGGCCCGGCAGCAGCTCGTGGAGATCGCCAGGGCGCTGGCCGCGAAGGCTCGGATCGTGGTGATGGACGAGCCGACCTCGGCGCTGACCGAGGACGAGGTGGACCTGCTGCTGGACGTGGTGCGCAGGCTGCGGGACTCCGGCGTGTCGGTGGTCTACGTCAGCCACCGGATGCGGGAGGTCTTCGCGGTCTGCGACCGGGTCACCGTCCTGCGCGACGGCAGGCACAACGGCGTCCTGGCGGTGGCCGAGACCGACTCGGACGCCCTGGTGACCCGCATGGTCGGCCGGGAGATCACCCGGCTCTACGGCGAACGCTCCGACGCCGCCCGCGACGAGGTGGTCCTCGAGGTGCGCGGCCTGCGCAGTGGACCGCGCGTGCACGACGTCTCCTTCAGCGTGCGTGCGGGCGAGATCGTCGGCCTGGCGGGCCTGGTCGGCTCCGGCCGCACCGAGACGGCCAAGGCCGTGTTCGGAGCGGCCCGCTTCGACGGTGAGATCCGGCTGCGCGGCGCCGCGGTCTCCTTCCGACATCCCCGCCAGGCGGTGCGCGCGGGAGTGGGCTATCTGTCGGAGGATCGGGCGCTGTCCGGTCTGTTCCTGGACAAGTCCGTCGGCGGCAACATCTCCGTGACCGTCCCGGAGCAGGTGGCGCCGGGCGGCTGGTTCCGCGCGGGCCGCGAACGACGGCTCGGCGAGCGGTTCCGCGCCGACCTGCGCATCGCCTGTCCCGACGTCTCCTCGATCACCGGGGCGCTCTCCGGCGGGAACCAGCAGAAGGTGGCCCTGGCCAAGTGGCTGGCCGTGAACCCGACGGTGCTGCTGCTGGACGAGCCGACCCGAGGCGTCGACATCGGCGCGAAGGCCGAGATCTATCGGATCATCCGGGGCCTGGCCGCCGAGGGCGTCGCCATCGTGCTGATCTCCAGCGAGCTGACGGAGGTCCTGGGCATGAGCGATCGGATCGTCGTTCTGCACGAGGGGCGCTCGGTCGGCGAACTGGACGCGGCGAGCGCGACCGAGGAGACGGTGGTGGCGCTGGCCACCGGTGTGACCACGGCATCCGCCGGTTGA
- a CDS encoding sugar-binding protein: MRPFPLAVSVVLVALVATGCGSNSDYLAQQRETIPDDASQQDAADLAAELGIPEVTGESDDLYIFLPKSLDNPYWDDARLGMNAAAERLGVSAEFIGPQTTDVGQQVQMFEAAVSRRPAGIAISPNDPASVQATISAARDAGIQVIAWDSPVPDSDVQGYIGTDNTQAGRTFGENLVDELGGEGEVAVIVGSLGAVNSQQRLTGLREVIEAEPNMEIVAIEESNDSLAQATSRTEAILSVHPDVRAIVGVNGGDAPGAAVALQQQNRCGEVLVAGFDAIPQSRDLMRAECIQLLVSQRPYGMTAAGLQLLVAMANGETPAETELDTGVVAVTPETLDAFEEVVS; the protein is encoded by the coding sequence GTGCGACCGTTCCCGCTCGCGGTTTCCGTCGTCCTGGTCGCCCTCGTCGCGACCGGTTGCGGCTCCAATTCCGATTACCTGGCACAACAGCGTGAAACGATCCCCGACGACGCGAGCCAACAGGACGCGGCGGACCTCGCCGCCGAATTGGGCATTCCCGAAGTCACGGGCGAATCGGATGACCTCTACATCTTCCTGCCCAAATCGCTGGACAACCCGTACTGGGACGACGCGAGACTGGGGATGAACGCGGCGGCCGAACGATTAGGCGTCAGCGCCGAGTTCATCGGCCCGCAGACCACCGACGTCGGTCAGCAGGTGCAGATGTTCGAGGCCGCCGTGTCCCGCCGACCTGCTGGAATCGCGATCTCCCCCAATGATCCCGCATCGGTGCAGGCCACCATCTCCGCGGCAAGGGACGCCGGAATCCAGGTGATCGCCTGGGACTCCCCCGTTCCCGACAGCGACGTGCAGGGCTACATCGGCACCGACAACACCCAGGCCGGGCGCACGTTCGGCGAGAACCTCGTCGACGAGCTCGGCGGGGAGGGCGAGGTCGCCGTCATCGTGGGCTCGCTCGGCGCGGTGAACTCCCAACAGCGACTCACCGGCCTCCGCGAGGTGATCGAGGCCGAGCCGAACATGGAGATCGTCGCGATCGAGGAGTCCAACGACAGCCTCGCGCAGGCGACCAGTCGCACCGAGGCCATCCTGTCCGTCCACCCGGACGTCCGAGCGATCGTCGGAGTCAACGGCGGCGACGCCCCCGGCGCCGCCGTCGCCCTCCAGCAGCAGAACCGCTGCGGGGAGGTGCTGGTAGCCGGCTTCGACGCCATTCCGCAGTCCCGAGACCTGATGCGCGCCGAGTGCATCCAGCTGCTGGTCTCCCAGCGGCCCTACGGAATGACCGCCGCGGGTCTGCAACTGCTGGTGGCGATGGCCAACGGCGAGACGCCCGCCGAGACCGAGCTGGACACCGGCGTCGTCGCGGTCACCCCCGAGACGCTGGACGCCTTCGAAGAGGTCGTCTCATGA
- a CDS encoding DNA polymerase III subunit gamma and tau, producing the protein MALALYRKYRPATFAEVVGQEHVTEPIRTALAAGRINHAYLFSGPRGCGKTSSARILARSLNCVDGPTPDPCGTCSSCVALAPEGSGNVDVVELDAASHGGVDDARELRDRAFYAPAESRYRVFIVDEAHMVTTQGFNALLKIVEEPPEHLIFIFATTEPDKVLPTIRSRTHHYPFRLMPPATMRGLLERICAEEGVAVEPAVYPLVIKAGGGSARDTQSVLDQLLAGAGPEGVTYQRAVTLLGVTDAALIDEMVDALGAADHAAAYGTVDRLADAGHDPRRFAADLLERLRDLVLLQAVPDAAERGLVDVPADQLAVMIRQAGQFGPGTLARFAEVVHAGLGEMRGATAPRLLLELLCARMLLPAVADTEQALLQRLEQVERRMSAASPAAAPSDRQSAEQAGPRQAAPPVARPPDRAAADRVPAEEPPRPAGRQPVQQQAATAPEPSPPRRPAEPRADHDEPTRAGPAAGQTAPPAGPAVEQASPTEQSRSTVEASSTVEAAGAVDAAAVRRVWTTLLGTVRDRSRSLAAMLSDATVHAVQGNLLVLTHMSAPLARRLADSRNSEAIAGAVSQVLGGSWQVRCAPTDEVAAITPGRSSAPAAPPVREAPPRREAPARPRRPAEGEQPAGGGRPRRVDTVDADGVPLPPEPPDMEPPEPDPADSRFAADPAPAQAEFSRPAHPRRDHHEPSRPTDTVEATGPGPSASGSDRPQDPMRQAEQLLTQELGVSRLRI; encoded by the coding sequence GTGGCGCTGGCCCTTTACCGCAAATACCGTCCGGCGACCTTCGCCGAGGTCGTCGGTCAGGAACATGTCACCGAGCCGATCCGCACCGCGTTGGCGGCGGGCCGGATCAATCACGCCTACCTGTTCTCGGGGCCGAGGGGCTGTGGGAAGACGTCGAGCGCGCGCATCCTGGCACGGTCGCTGAACTGCGTCGACGGTCCCACCCCCGACCCGTGCGGGACGTGCTCCTCCTGTGTGGCGCTGGCCCCGGAAGGCTCCGGCAACGTGGACGTCGTCGAACTCGACGCCGCCAGCCACGGCGGGGTGGACGACGCGCGGGAGCTCCGAGACCGTGCCTTCTACGCGCCCGCCGAGTCCCGCTACCGCGTGTTCATCGTCGACGAGGCGCACATGGTCACGACGCAGGGTTTCAACGCTCTGCTGAAGATCGTGGAGGAGCCGCCGGAACACCTGATCTTCATCTTCGCCACCACCGAGCCGGACAAGGTGCTGCCCACCATCCGTTCGCGCACCCACCACTACCCGTTCCGGCTGATGCCGCCCGCCACCATGCGCGGACTGCTGGAGCGGATCTGCGCGGAGGAGGGCGTGGCCGTCGAGCCCGCCGTCTACCCGCTGGTGATCAAGGCGGGCGGCGGGTCCGCGCGGGACACCCAGTCGGTGCTCGATCAGCTCCTCGCGGGCGCCGGGCCGGAGGGGGTCACCTACCAGCGCGCGGTCACGCTGCTCGGCGTCACCGATGCCGCGCTGATCGACGAGATGGTCGACGCGCTGGGCGCCGCCGATCACGCCGCCGCCTACGGGACGGTGGACCGACTGGCCGACGCGGGGCACGATCCCCGCCGATTCGCCGCCGACCTGCTGGAGCGGCTTCGGGACCTGGTCCTGCTACAGGCGGTCCCGGACGCCGCCGAGCGCGGTCTGGTGGACGTCCCCGCCGATCAACTCGCCGTGATGATCCGGCAGGCCGGGCAGTTCGGGCCCGGCACCCTCGCCCGGTTCGCCGAGGTCGTGCACGCCGGGCTGGGGGAGATGCGCGGCGCCACCGCGCCGAGGCTGCTGCTCGAACTGCTGTGTGCCCGGATGCTGCTGCCCGCCGTCGCCGACACCGAGCAGGCCCTGTTGCAGCGGCTGGAGCAGGTGGAACGACGGATGTCGGCCGCGAGCCCGGCCGCCGCGCCCTCCGATCGACAGTCCGCCGAGCAGGCCGGTCCCCGGCAGGCCGCGCCGCCTGTCGCCCGTCCGCCGGACCGTGCCGCCGCGGACCGGGTCCCGGCCGAGGAACCGCCGCGCCCTGCCGGTCGACAGCCCGTCCAGCAGCAGGCCGCGACCGCCCCGGAGCCCTCCCCGCCGCGTCGGCCTGCCGAGCCGAGGGCAGACCACGACGAGCCGACGAGAGCAGGCCCGGCGGCGGGACAGACCGCACCGCCCGCAGGCCCCGCCGTGGAGCAGGCCTCGCCGACGGAGCAGTCCCGGTCGACGGTGGAGGCCTCATCGACGGTGGAGGCCGCGGGTGCCGTCGACGCCGCAGCCGTCCGCCGAGTGTGGACGACTCTGCTCGGCACCGTCCGAGACCGGAGCCGAAGCCTGGCCGCGATGCTGTCCGATGCCACGGTGCATGCGGTCCAAGGCAATCTGCTCGTGCTCACCCACATGTCCGCCCCGCTGGCCCGGCGCCTGGCGGACAGCAGGAACTCCGAGGCGATCGCCGGGGCGGTGAGCCAGGTGCTCGGCGGATCGTGGCAGGTGCGCTGCGCCCCGACCGACGAGGTCGCCGCGATCACGCCCGGTCGGTCCTCGGCGCCCGCCGCCCCGCCGGTGCGGGAGGCGCCGCCACGCCGGGAGGCGCCTGCTCGCCCGCGGCGTCCGGCGGAGGGCGAACAGCCCGCGGGCGGTGGTCGTCCACGTCGGGTGGACACCGTCGACGCGGACGGGGTGCCGCTGCCACCGGAGCCGCCGGACATGGAGCCCCCGGAACCCGATCCCGCCGACTCCCGATTCGCCGCCGACCCGGCGCCCGCTCAAGCCGAGTTCAGCCGGCCCGCACACCCTCGTCGGGACCATCACGAGCCGTCTCGTCCGACGGACACCGTCGAGGCGACCGGCCCCGGACCCTCCGCGAGCGGGTCGGACCGGCCGCAGGACCCGATGCGGCAGGCCGAACAGCTCCTCACCCAGGAACTCGGCGTGAGCAGGCTCCGTATCTGA
- a CDS encoding YbaB/EbfC family nucleoid-associated protein has translation MQQILQQAQRMQQQVLAAQQELAEAEVTGSAGGGLVTATVNGSGELQTVNIDAKVVDPDDTETLGDLVVAAVRDANRQAQELAQQKLGPVAGGLGGLGDLGGLGGLGGLGGGPGGPALPGFSQ, from the coding sequence ATGCAGCAGATCCTTCAGCAGGCACAGCGGATGCAGCAGCAGGTGCTCGCCGCGCAGCAGGAACTCGCCGAGGCCGAGGTGACCGGCAGCGCGGGCGGCGGCCTGGTGACCGCGACGGTCAACGGCTCCGGCGAGCTCCAGACGGTGAACATCGATGCGAAGGTCGTCGACCCGGACGACACGGAGACGCTCGGCGACCTGGTCGTGGCGGCGGTGCGCGACGCGAACCGGCAGGCCCAGGAGCTGGCACAGCAGAAGCTCGGCCCGGTGGCAGGCGGGCTCGGCGGCCTGGGCGACCTGGGCGGCCTCGGTGGTCTCGGTGGTCTCGGCGGCGGTCCCGGCGGTCCGGCACTGCCGGGGTTCTCCCAGTAG
- the recR gene encoding recombination mediator RecR produces the protein MYEGPVQDLIDELGRLPGIGPKSAQRIAFHLLSAEPADVTRLQEVLQRVKEGVVFCDVCGNVSEEPTCRICRDVRRDPRVVCVVEEPKDVPAVERTREFRGRYHVLGGALDPLSGVGPDQLRIRELLARIGSSVDGVEVNEVIIATDPNTEGEATATYLIRMLRDFPGLTVTRLASGLPMGGDLEFADELTLGRALSGRRTV, from the coding sequence TTGTACGAGGGTCCGGTTCAGGATCTGATCGACGAGCTGGGGCGACTGCCCGGCATCGGTCCTAAGAGCGCCCAGCGGATCGCCTTCCACCTGCTCTCCGCCGAGCCCGCCGACGTGACCCGGCTGCAAGAGGTGTTGCAGCGGGTCAAGGAGGGCGTGGTGTTCTGCGACGTCTGCGGGAACGTCTCCGAGGAGCCGACCTGTCGGATCTGTCGGGACGTGCGGCGGGACCCGAGGGTGGTCTGCGTCGTCGAGGAGCCCAAGGACGTGCCCGCCGTGGAGCGCACCCGTGAGTTCCGGGGGCGCTACCACGTCCTGGGCGGGGCGTTGGACCCGCTGTCCGGTGTCGGTCCCGACCAGCTTCGGATTCGTGAGCTGCTCGCGAGGATCGGCAGCTCGGTGGACGGGGTCGAGGTGAACGAGGTGATCATCGCGACCGACCCCAACACCGAGGGGGAGGCCACCGCCACCTACCTGATCCGCATGCTGCGTGACTTCCCCGGACTGACGGTCACCAGGCTGGCCTCCGGCCTGCCGATGGGCGGCGATCTGGAGTTCGCCGACGAGCTGACACTGGGTCGGGCGCTGTCCGGACGCCGCACGGTGTGA
- a CDS encoding uridine kinase family protein has protein sequence MPGRERPDRAESCGPQAEQSCGGDAPWPAGTPARLVDTVLGRPPRLGSVRVAAVDGPSGSGKSTLADAMVAESRARGVVTGLVRSDHFATWTEPASWWHRLEHEVLVPLRAGRAGGYRPVEWTVSGPRLGGPVRVEVPEVLVLEGVTTGRRAAAGLLCLLVWVCWGDEGHRRERAVARDGESIRVPLLGWQRFERAWFAEDRPWERADVLLTDGGPPGLQATADHHCE, from the coding sequence ATGCCCGGTCGTGAGCGGCCCGACCGTGCGGAGTCCTGCGGCCCGCAGGCCGAGCAGTCCTGCGGCGGGGACGCGCCGTGGCCCGCCGGGACGCCCGCCCGGCTGGTCGACACCGTGCTAGGACGGCCGCCGAGACTCGGCTCGGTCCGGGTGGCGGCGGTCGACGGGCCGTCCGGGTCGGGGAAGTCGACGCTGGCGGACGCGATGGTCGCCGAGTCACGGGCCCGCGGCGTCGTCACGGGCCTGGTGCGCTCGGACCATTTCGCCACCTGGACCGAGCCCGCGAGCTGGTGGCACCGGCTCGAACACGAGGTGCTGGTCCCGCTGCGGGCGGGCCGGGCGGGCGGCTACCGGCCCGTCGAATGGACGGTGTCGGGGCCGAGGCTCGGCGGTCCGGTCCGGGTCGAGGTCCCCGAGGTGCTGGTTCTCGAGGGCGTCACCACGGGACGGCGGGCCGCCGCGGGACTGCTGTGTCTACTGGTCTGGGTCTGCTGGGGTGACGAAGGGCACAGACGTGAGCGGGCGGTGGCCAGGGACGGCGAGTCGATCCGTGTGCCCCTGCTCGGCTGGCAGCGCTTCGAGCGCGCCTGGTTCGCCGAGGATCGGCCGTGGGAGCGTGCGGACGTCCTCCTCACGGACGGCGGCCCGCCTGGACTGCAAGCCACAGCCGATCATCACTGTGAGTGA